GGGCTCGTCCGACACGATGGGGTCGCCGCTCACGCCGAGACCGAGCTGCCTCAGCGTCAGCGCGGCCGCCTGCGCGTCCCGCCCCACGACCTCGGGCACCGTCACGACCGCGTCGACGCGGCTGGACCAGAACTTGGCCGCCGCGATCACCAGGGCGCCGCCGGCCAGGACGAGCGCCAGCGTCCACGAGAGCGCCCTGGGCGACAAGCTGCCGACCCAGCGCGCGCCGCGCTCGAGCGGGGGCTCCGGGGGTCGCAGCGGTCGTTCCGGCGTGGCGGCCCCGGTCGTGGGCGCCGTGGCTGGCCGGGGCGACGCGGCCGCGCCGAAGGTCAGCCCGTAGAGCGCCACGCGCGGTGGGCGGGTCGGCAGGCGCCTGAGGTCGGCGGCGTCCAGCGAGTACCCCAGCGCCGCCAGCTCCTCGGCGAGGCCGCTCGGCAGGCCCGGCGCCTGCGCGCCCGCGAGGGAGCCGCCCCCCGCCGCGGCGGGTGAGGCCTGCGGCGGCGGCACCTCCCACGCCACGTAATGGGCGCCGGGTCGGGCTATCACGTCGTGAACCGCCGCCACCCCCGCCCGCTTCAGGCGCCTCAGGAGCCGGCGGTAGGCCTCGAAGTCGCCCTCCTGATCGGGGGCGACCTCGAACCACTCGATGCGGAGGGGCGCCCCGTCCGGGGCGGTGGCCTGGAACAGGGTCACGCCCCCCTCGAGGGCGTGTTGCCCGATGACCTCGTACCTACCGTCGAGCAACGACATCTGGGTTCAGGGCGCCGGGCCGCCGGGCGACTGCGCGCGGCCGGGCGGGTCGCGCCTCAGTCGCCCGACTCGCTCGCTGGGCGCGGCTCGGGGCGCGGTTCGATGGGCGGCCGCCCGCTACTCTCGGCCGTCTTGCGGCGGCGCTCCTCCTCGGCGGCGCGCCGCTCACGGTCGTCCGCCGCCTGGGCGCGACGCTCGTTCTCCGCGGCCGTCTCGACGATCCAGTCGGCGATCTCCTCGGCCGACTTACCCTCCTGCGCCAGCGCGTGCGCGCGGTGGATGAGCTTGCCGTCGAGCGTCTCGCGCTTGAGCAGCGCAGTGGCGACGGCCTCCACGGTATCCCAGTTGCTCTCTATCAGCGCTTCGCAGTCGCGGTAGGCCGCCTCGAGGATCCCCGAGACCTCCTCCTCGACCTGGCGCGCAGTCTCCTCGGAGAAGTCCTTGCGGCGCGAGATCTCGCCCCCCAGGAAGATGGGTCCCTGATCTGAGCCCCACGCCAGGAACTCTTGCGAGCCCATGCCGAGGTCCAAGACCATCTGCTTGGCCATGTCGGTGGCCTGCTTGAGGTCGTTGCTCGCGCCCGACGAGATGGTGCCGGTGATGCGCTTCTCAGCCTGGCGGCCGGCGAACGCCACCACCAGCTGCGCCTTGAACCGCTGCACGTTGTAGAACATCTCTTCCTTGCTCAGGGGCGCCATGAAGCCGCCGGCGCCGCCGCGCGGCATGATGGTCACCTTGCGGATGTCGCCCAGCTCGGGTTGCGCCGCGTACGCCACGGCGTGCCCCGCCTCGTGGAAGGCGAGGATGCGGCGCTCCTCCTCCGAGGGCACGAGACTGCCGCGCCTCAGGCCGAGGGTGATGCGGTCGAGCGCCTCGTTGAAGTCGACCCAGGTGATGACCTGCTTGTCGTTGCGCGCCGCGATGAGCGCCGCCTCGTTGGTGAGGTTCTCGAGGTCGGCGCCGGAGAACGCTGGGGTGGCCTCCGCCAGTCGCCGCAGGCTCACGTCGTCGGTGACGGGCTTGTTGCGGACGTGCACCTTGAGGATCTCCTCGCGCTCCGTCATGGTGGGCAGGCCGATGGTTACCTGCCTGTCGAAGCGGCCGGGTCGCAGGAGGGCGGGGTCGAGGATGTCGGGGCGGTTGGTGGCCGCGATGATGATGACCGACGTGTCCTTCTCGAAACCGTCCATCTCGCTCAAGATCTGGTTCAGGGTCTGCTCGCGCTCGTCGTGACCGCCGCCGATGCCGGCGCCGCGGCGCCGGCCGATGGAGTCGAGCTCGTCGATGAAGATGATGGAGGGCGCCGACTTGCGGGCCTCCTCGAACAGGCTCCGCACGCGGCTGGCGCCCACGCCAACGAACATCTCCATGAACTCCGAGGCCGACACCGTGAGGAACGGCACGCCGGCCTCGCCCGCCACGGCGCGCGCCAGCAGCGTCTTGCCCGTGCCGGGAGGGCCGACCAGCAGCACGCCCTTGGGGATCTCGGCGCCGATGCGCAGGTACTTCTGAGGCGTCTTGAGGAAGTCGACGACCTCGACGAGCTCCTGCTTGGCCTCCTTGTGACCGGCGACGTCGTTGAAGGTGGTGTTCACCTTGTTCTCGCGCCCGAACGTCTTGGCGCGCGATTGCCCGAACTGCATCACCTGGTTCGGCCCGCCCTGGGCGCGCATGAAGATGAACCAGAAGAAGCCGAGGAGCAGGACGATGGGCAGTATCGAGCCCAGCAGGATGCCGAGCCACTGCGGTGGGTTGCGGATGGTGACGCTGGAGACGTCCTTACGCAGCTCGGAGAGGAGCGTGTCGGTGAGGATGGTGGTGGTGCGGAACGAACGGATCGTCTGCGGTTCGCCGTTGACCACGACCTGCGACTCGCTGGTGAGCTCGCCGTTGATGACCCCGCTATTGCGATCGATGACGACGGACGCCACCTTGCCCTGTTCGACCAACCCCGTGAAGGTGGAGAAGTTGATCTCGCGGCTGCTCGAACCGGAGTTGAACTGGTTGAACACGAAGATGCCCAGTATGAGCAGCATCACGAACAGCCAGGGGTTGAACGATCGTTTCAAGAACGCCTCCAGGGTCTGGGTTCCAGGCCGGCCGAGGGTGGCGGGGCTTCGGACTAAGGCCACGAGGTACCGTGGTCCAGTAGGCAAAGCGTAGCACCGGACGATGAGCCAACACTGTACCGTGGCGTCGTTCGCCCTTGGCGCAACGTTAACCGTGCGGACGGCGCCGGCGCGGGCCACCCCGCCGCGGGCCCGGCTCAGCCGAACTTGAACCCCTTGGGCACGGTCACGATGCCGCTCTCCGTCACCACCAGGCCGCGCGCCCGGTCCTGGTCGAGGTCGACCCCGAGCGTCTCGCCTTCCGGGACGGTCACGTTCTTGTCGACGATGGCGTTGCGGATGGTGGCGCGGCGGCCGATGACCACGTTGTCGAGCAGCACGGAGTTCTCCACGGTGGCGTACGAGTTGACGCGCACCCGGCGCGAGGCGATCGTGCGCCTCAACGTGGCGCCGGAGATGATCACCCCGCCGGCCAGCAGCGAGTTGAACGCCTGACCGCGCCGCCCCTCCTCCTCGTGCACGAACTTGGCCGGCGCCGAGAACTCGGCCGACGTGCGCAGGGGCCACTCCTCGTTGTACAGGTCGAACTCGGGCTTCACCGCCACCAGGTCCATGTTCGCGGCCCAGTAGCTGTCGAGCGTGCCAACGTCGCGCCAGTAGGTGTTCGGCCCGACCTGGCCCCTGATCGGGTTGCGCGCGAAGTCGTACGCGAAGAGCCGCTTGCCGTCCCCGAGCGCGCGCGGCAGCACGTCCTTCCCGAAGTCGTGGTCCGAGTCGGGCCGGTTGGCGTCGTCCTTGAGCATCTGCATCAGGACGTCGACCGTGAAGACGTAGTTGCCCATGCTGGCGAGGCAGTGACTCGGCCGGCCCGGCATGGGTTCGGGGTTCTCGGGCTTCTCGTTGAACTCCGTGATGCGCCAGTCGGCGTCCACCTGCAGGACCCCGAAGCGCCGCCCCTCCTCGACGGGCGTGGGGTAGGCGGAGATCGTGACGTCGGCCCCGTGCTGGAGGTGGTACTCCACCATGTGGCTGATGTCCATCTTGTAGATGTGGTCGCCCGAGAAGATGGCCACCAGGTCGGCGCGGTTGTTGTCGATCAGGTGCAGGTTCTGGTAGATGGCGTCGGCCGTCCCGCGGTACCACTCGGCCCCCAGCTCCTCGAACAGGTACATCTGCGCCGGGGCGAGCGTGATGAAGTGGTCGTCGAGGAAGGTGCCGAAGCGCCAGTGGCGCTGGATGTGCTCGGTCAGGCTCTGCGCCTTGAACTGAGTGAGTACGTAGATGCCGTAGACGCCCGAGTTGATCATGTTGTTCAGGGCGAAGTCGATGATGCGGTACTTGGCGCCGAAGGGCACGGCCGGCTTGGTGCGGCGCCACGTTAAGGGGTGGAGGCGGGAGCCCTTGCCGCCCGCGAGAACCATCCCGATGACCTTGACCTTGCGACTGAGCATCGGCCCTCCAGACGCGTGCCCCGGCGGGTGAGCGCGTGGCTGCCATGCAGCAGGGCACGCGGCCCTTGTCGGCGTTGCTGCATGATAGCCCGCCTCCGGCGCGGTAGCGTGGCTCCCATGCCAGCTGCCCCTCCCACGCTGTTCGACGCCCCCGTGGCGGAGCTCCCCCTGCCCGAGGGCGAGCGGGCGTTCCGGCGCCGGCAGGTCGGCGCCTGGGTGTACGGCCGCGGCGTGACGGATCCCTCGGCCATGACCGACCTCCCGCAGGGCGTCCGCGATTGGCTCCAGGCCAACGTCGCGCCGAGCCCGTTCGTGGCTTTCCGGCGCTTCCCGTCGGACGACGGGTCGGTGCGCTACCTCTTCACCCTCAGGGACGGCAAGCAGACGGAGGCCGTCTACATGCCGTACGCGGGGCGGCGCACGGTGTGCGTCAGCTCCATGGTCGGCTGCCCTGCCGGCTGCGCCTTCTGCGCCACCGGCGCCATGGGGTTCGGGCGCAACCTCACGCGGGGCGAGATCGTGGCGCAGCTCGTCGAGGTGGCGCGTCACGAGGGCGTGGCGCCCACCACCATCCGCAACGTCGTCCTGATGGGCATGGGCGAGGCGCTGCTCAACTACGACAACGCCATCGGGGCCATCCGCACGTACCTCGACCCCCTCGGGCTCGACATGTCCCCGCGCCGCATCACCCTGTCCACCGTCGGACTCCCCAGCCGCATCCGCAAGCTGGCGGGCGAGGGGTTGCCCCTCGTGCTGGCCGTGAGCCTGCACGCGCCCGACCAGGAGACCAGGCAACGCATCATCCCCACGGCGCTCGCTCACGGCGTGCCGGACATCATGGCCGCGCTGCGCGACTGGCAGGACGCCACCTCGCGCCGGGTGACCATCGAGTACACGATGCTCGAGGGCGTCAACGACCACGACTGGCAGGCCGACATGCTCGCCGAGCTCCTCCGGGGCCTGACGAGCCACGTCAATCTCATCCCGTTCAACCCGTGGACGGGCTCCGGTTTCGTCGGCACGCCCAGGGAGAAGCTCACGCGCTTCCAGGCCCGGCTCGCCGCCAGGGGCGTCAGCGTCTCGGTGCGCTTCAGCCGCGGCCGCGACGCCGGCGCCGCCTGCGGGCAGCTCGCCCTGCAGGGCGCGGACGCTGCCTCGGTGGCCGACTCGGGCGTCGTCACGCCTCCCGCCTGACCCTGGCGCCGGCGAGGCGGGTCGCGCCGCGGACCCGGGCGCCGGGCGCGGCAGGCGGCCGGCGGTTAACCCCGTCTCCGAGGGAAGAAGCGGCGCCGGCGCGAGGCCAGATGGGTGGATGATTTCACAAGATGCGCCGTGGAGGGCGGTATAGACTTGACGGCGACTCTCGCTAGGTGCGGGGTGCCGCCGGGCGGGTCAACCGCCGGGAACTCCCGCCCGGGAGACGGTCGACCCCGGCAGGGCCGCACGAAGCGAGCTGACCGAGCGATCTGGAGGCAGGCATGAACAGTGGAACCCGCAGGTGGAGCGGCCGAGCGGCACTCGTCGCGTTAGCCGCACTGCTCCTGCTCACACCAGCGTGGGGACAGTCTGTCGCCCAACTGCGCGCCGAGGTGACCTCGAACCCCGGCAGCGTCGTCGCCTGGGTCGCGCTCGGCAACGCTTACTACTCCCAGGGCGAGTTCGAGCTCGCCAAGGAGAGCTACCTCGAGGCCATCGCCCTCGACTACTCCTCCGGTGACGCGCACTACGGCCTCGGCCTCGCCGAGTTCTCGCGCGGCGACTTCCAGGCCGCGCTGTTCGAGTTCACCGAGGTCACGCGCCTGTTCCCCGAACGGTTCGACGGCCAGTTCAACCGGGGCGTCACCCTGGCGCGCCTGCGGCGCCCCGCCGACGCCGCCGCGGCGTTCGCGGAGGCCATCGCGCAGGCGGCGCCGGAGGCGAGCCCGGCCGA
This is a stretch of genomic DNA from Trueperaceae bacterium. It encodes these proteins:
- a CDS encoding ATP-dependent metallopeptidase FtsH/Yme1/Tma family protein, with the protein product MKRSFNPWLFVMLLILGIFVFNQFNSGSSSREINFSTFTGLVEQGKVASVVIDRNSGVINGELTSESQVVVNGEPQTIRSFRTTTILTDTLLSELRKDVSSVTIRNPPQWLGILLGSILPIVLLLGFFWFIFMRAQGGPNQVMQFGQSRAKTFGRENKVNTTFNDVAGHKEAKQELVEVVDFLKTPQKYLRIGAEIPKGVLLVGPPGTGKTLLARAVAGEAGVPFLTVSASEFMEMFVGVGASRVRSLFEEARKSAPSIIFIDELDSIGRRRGAGIGGGHDEREQTLNQILSEMDGFEKDTSVIIIAATNRPDILDPALLRPGRFDRQVTIGLPTMTEREEILKVHVRNKPVTDDVSLRRLAEATPAFSGADLENLTNEAALIAARNDKQVITWVDFNEALDRITLGLRRGSLVPSEEERRILAFHEAGHAVAYAAQPELGDIRKVTIMPRGGAGGFMAPLSKEEMFYNVQRFKAQLVVAFAGRQAEKRITGTISSGASNDLKQATDMAKQMVLDLGMGSQEFLAWGSDQGPIFLGGEISRRKDFSEETARQVEEEVSGILEAAYRDCEALIESNWDTVEAVATALLKRETLDGKLIHRAHALAQEGKSAEEIADWIVETAAENERRAQAADDRERRAAEEERRRKTAESSGRPPIEPRPEPRPASESGD
- the glgC gene encoding glucose-1-phosphate adenylyltransferase → MLSRKVKVIGMVLAGGKGSRLHPLTWRRTKPAVPFGAKYRIIDFALNNMINSGVYGIYVLTQFKAQSLTEHIQRHWRFGTFLDDHFITLAPAQMYLFEELGAEWYRGTADAIYQNLHLIDNNRADLVAIFSGDHIYKMDISHMVEYHLQHGADVTISAYPTPVEEGRRFGVLQVDADWRITEFNEKPENPEPMPGRPSHCLASMGNYVFTVDVLMQMLKDDANRPDSDHDFGKDVLPRALGDGKRLFAYDFARNPIRGQVGPNTYWRDVGTLDSYWAANMDLVAVKPEFDLYNEEWPLRTSAEFSAPAKFVHEEEGRRGQAFNSLLAGGVIISGATLRRTIASRRVRVNSYATVENSVLLDNVVIGRRATIRNAIVDKNVTVPEGETLGVDLDQDRARGLVVTESGIVTVPKGFKFG
- the rlmN gene encoding 23S rRNA (adenine(2503)-C(2))-methyltransferase RlmN encodes the protein MPAAPPTLFDAPVAELPLPEGERAFRRRQVGAWVYGRGVTDPSAMTDLPQGVRDWLQANVAPSPFVAFRRFPSDDGSVRYLFTLRDGKQTEAVYMPYAGRRTVCVSSMVGCPAGCAFCATGAMGFGRNLTRGEIVAQLVEVARHEGVAPTTIRNVVLMGMGEALLNYDNAIGAIRTYLDPLGLDMSPRRITLSTVGLPSRIRKLAGEGLPLVLAVSLHAPDQETRQRIIPTALAHGVPDIMAALRDWQDATSRRVTIEYTMLEGVNDHDWQADMLAELLRGLTSHVNLIPFNPWTGSGFVGTPREKLTRFQARLAARGVSVSVRFSRGRDAGAACGQLALQGADAASVADSGVVTPPA